Proteins encoded in a region of the Phoenix dactylifera cultivar Barhee BC4 chromosome 3, palm_55x_up_171113_PBpolish2nd_filt_p, whole genome shotgun sequence genome:
- the LOC103715686 gene encoding transcription factor bHLH155-like isoform X2, whose amino-acid sequence MRTPAALRHLLRSLCHNSLWKYAVFWKLKYENHMTLTWEDGYLDNAKEDVTMENTLRDGLPSAEPGIISFRCDKDAWVGSSAGCPIEMVVASMSCELYSLGEGIIGKVAQTGNHRWIFAGEFNSKSPSKCSEKWQLQFAAGIKTILLVPVIPHGLVQLGSSDMVMEDSTLVVHIKDLFSTLYDISGTCSSLAPRMQQLPTISPHVLQDNVPTSQDVMDHIFDTSTRSCKYDNLWNARYSDLWIDPAEEPCLLNGSTDLDKILEGDIPFIDDETNSISHPNDVNHSLTYEQIALSNVFVKDAELGDPDLCKVSDVTNQEFEKEHADIDDRFVNFPIGSELHKILGLHFNNEHDDYVMAAATKADELGSSTAICQTAGPEFNGSLVEESNAWFAKESDADYLLDAMLANLQHPNDNSYETFSCMKSCSNSSEECMDSCLTHCRNERNVCNLGDSSPSNHEMLTFVSENEGSTSAPTDSSSKSICMLINKKQNSCMAWDKNDGGPKSSQTNKRRRSNKLHKQRPRDRQLIQDRVKELRELIPDGSKCSLDALLDRTVKHMLFLKSVSSRAEKLRMSAVPKVTGEGWNSEISQTQQNGASWAYQLRCQSEICPLKVENLDQPGQILVEMLCEEYGLFLEIAQVIRRLELIILKGVLETRSDKLWAHFIIEASRGFHRMHILWPLMQLLQRNPKANSGCLASM is encoded by the exons ATGAGAACTCCTGCTGCATTGAGGCACCTGTTAAGGAGCTTATGCCACAATTCTCTGTGGAAATATGCGGTCTTTTGGAAGCTTAAGTATGAGAACCATAT GACATTGACATGGGAGGATGGTTATTTGGACAATGCAAAAGAAGATGTTACCATGGAAAAtactttgcgtgatggattacCTAGTGCTGAACCTGGGATCATTTCATTTCGCTGTGATAAGGATGCTTGGGTTGGAAGTTCTGCGGGATGCCCCATTGAGATGGTGGTCGCAAGCATGTCATGTGAGCTGTACTCACTTGGAGAAGG GATTATTGGTAAAGTGGCCCAAACGGGGAACCATCGTTGGATTTTTGCTGGTGAATTCAACTCTAAGTCACCATCAAAG TGCAGTGAGAAATGGCAACTTCAGTTTGCAGCTGGTATCAAG ACAATTCTGCTTGTACCTGTTATACCTCATGGGCTTGTGCAACTTGGCTCATCAGATATG GTCATGGAAGATTCAACACTGGTGGTTCACATTAAAGATTTATTTTCTACACTTTATGATATCTCAGGGACTTGCAGTTCCTTAGCCCCAAGG ATGCAACAGTTGCCGACTATTAGCCCTCATGTGCTACAAGATAATGTTCCAACCTCACAAGATGTTATGGACCATATATTTGATACAAGCACAAGATCATGTAAATATGACAACTTATGGAATGCAAGGTACAGCGACCTGTGGATAGATCCTGCTGAAGAGCCATGCTTACTGAATGGTTCTACAGACCTTGATAAGATACTCGAGGGTGATATCCCCTTCATTGACGATGAAACGAATTCAATCTCACACCCTAATGATGTGAATCATAGCTTGACCTATGAACAGATTGCCTTATCAAATGTTTTTGTGAAGGATGCAGAACTTGGTGACCCTGATCTTTGTAAAGTCAGTGATGTGACAAATCAGGAATTTGAAAAGGAGCATGCTGATATAGATGACAGATTTGTCAATTTCCCCATTGGCTCTGAGCTACACAAAATACTTGGGCTTCATTTTAATAACGAACATGATGACTATGTAATGGCTGCTGCTACAAAAGCTGATGAACTAGGAAGCTCGACTGCCATCTGCCAAACAGCAGGACCTGAATTTAATGGGTCATTGGTTGAGGAATCGAATGCATGGTTTGCAAAAGAAAGTGATGCAGATTATCTCTTGGATGCAATGTTAGCCAATTTACAGCATCCAAATGATAATTCATATGAGACATTCAGTTGTATGAAATCATGTAGTAACTCATCAGAAGAGTGTATGGATTCTTGTCTGACACACTGCAGAAATGAACGGAATGTCTGCAATTTGGGAGATTCATCTCCATCCAATCACGAAATGCTTACATTTGTTTCTGAGAATGAAGGTTCCACGAGTGCTCCGACTGATTCTTCATCCAAGAGCATTTGTATGTTGATCAACAAAAAGCAGAACAGTTGCATGGCCTGGGACAAAAATGACGGGGGCCCAAAGTCGTCGCAGACTAACAAAAGACGAAGAAGTAACAAACTTCACAAACAAAGGCCTAGGGACAGACAGTTGATACAAGACCGAGTTAAGGAGTTGCGGGAGCTTATTCCTGATGGATCAAAG TGCAGCCTTGATGCACTTCTGGATAGAACTGTAAAGCACATGTTGTTCCTTAAAAGTGTTTCCAGCCGAGCTGAAAAATTGAGGATGTCTGCAGTTCCGAAG GTTACAGGTGAGGGTTGGAACTCTGAAATTTCTCAAACTCAGCAAAATGGAGCCAGTTGGGCTTATCAACTGAGATGCCAATCTGAAATTTGCCCTCTTAAAGTTGAAAACCTTGACCAACCAGGCCAAATCCTTGTAGAG ATGCTATGTGAAGAATATGGGCTCTTTCTAGAGATCGCTCAGGTTATCAGACGTCTGGAATTGATCATCCTTAAGGGAGTTCTAGAAACTAGATCAGACAAGCTATGGGCTCACTTTATTATTGAG GCTTCCAGAGGTTTCCACCGAATGCACATTCTTTGGCCATTAATGCAGTTGCTGCAGCGCAATCCCAAAGCTAATTCTGGTTGTTTGGCAAGTATGTAA
- the LOC103715686 gene encoding transcription factor LHW-like isoform X4, whose protein sequence is MVMEDSTLVVHIKDLFSTLYDISGTCSSLAPRVYCLNPFSSFTMPLLGNISAPSALNSELFNSIQMQQLPTISPHVLQDNVPTSQDVMDHIFDTSTRSCKYDNLWNARYSDLWIDPAEEPCLLNGSTDLDKILEGDIPFIDDETNSISHPNDVNHSLTYEQIALSNVFVKDAELGDPDLCKVSDVTNQEFEKEHADIDDRFVNFPIGSELHKILGLHFNNEHDDYVMAAATKADELGSSTAICQTAGPEFNGSLVEESNAWFAKESDADYLLDAMLANLQHPNDNSYETFSCMKSCSNSSEECMDSCLTHCRNERNVCNLGDSSPSNHEMLTFVSENEGSTSAPTDSSSKSICMLINKKQNSCMAWDKNDGGPKSSQTNKRRRSNKLHKQRPRDRQLIQDRVKELRELIPDGSKCSLDALLDRTVKHMLFLKSVSSRAEKLRMSAVPKVTGEGWNSEISQTQQNGASWAYQLRCQSEICPLKVENLDQPGQILVEMLCEEYGLFLEIAQVIRRLELIILKGVLETRSDKLWAHFIIEASRGFHRMHILWPLMQLLQRNPKANSGCLASM, encoded by the exons ATG GTCATGGAAGATTCAACACTGGTGGTTCACATTAAAGATTTATTTTCTACACTTTATGATATCTCAGGGACTTGCAGTTCCTTAGCCCCAAGGGTTTATTGTCTGAATCCTTTCTCATCATTCACCATGCCTTTATTGGGGAATATTTCAGCTCCTTCAGCACTTAATAGTGAGTTGTTTAATTCTATCCAGATGCAACAGTTGCCGACTATTAGCCCTCATGTGCTACAAGATAATGTTCCAACCTCACAAGATGTTATGGACCATATATTTGATACAAGCACAAGATCATGTAAATATGACAACTTATGGAATGCAAGGTACAGCGACCTGTGGATAGATCCTGCTGAAGAGCCATGCTTACTGAATGGTTCTACAGACCTTGATAAGATACTCGAGGGTGATATCCCCTTCATTGACGATGAAACGAATTCAATCTCACACCCTAATGATGTGAATCATAGCTTGACCTATGAACAGATTGCCTTATCAAATGTTTTTGTGAAGGATGCAGAACTTGGTGACCCTGATCTTTGTAAAGTCAGTGATGTGACAAATCAGGAATTTGAAAAGGAGCATGCTGATATAGATGACAGATTTGTCAATTTCCCCATTGGCTCTGAGCTACACAAAATACTTGGGCTTCATTTTAATAACGAACATGATGACTATGTAATGGCTGCTGCTACAAAAGCTGATGAACTAGGAAGCTCGACTGCCATCTGCCAAACAGCAGGACCTGAATTTAATGGGTCATTGGTTGAGGAATCGAATGCATGGTTTGCAAAAGAAAGTGATGCAGATTATCTCTTGGATGCAATGTTAGCCAATTTACAGCATCCAAATGATAATTCATATGAGACATTCAGTTGTATGAAATCATGTAGTAACTCATCAGAAGAGTGTATGGATTCTTGTCTGACACACTGCAGAAATGAACGGAATGTCTGCAATTTGGGAGATTCATCTCCATCCAATCACGAAATGCTTACATTTGTTTCTGAGAATGAAGGTTCCACGAGTGCTCCGACTGATTCTTCATCCAAGAGCATTTGTATGTTGATCAACAAAAAGCAGAACAGTTGCATGGCCTGGGACAAAAATGACGGGGGCCCAAAGTCGTCGCAGACTAACAAAAGACGAAGAAGTAACAAACTTCACAAACAAAGGCCTAGGGACAGACAGTTGATACAAGACCGAGTTAAGGAGTTGCGGGAGCTTATTCCTGATGGATCAAAG TGCAGCCTTGATGCACTTCTGGATAGAACTGTAAAGCACATGTTGTTCCTTAAAAGTGTTTCCAGCCGAGCTGAAAAATTGAGGATGTCTGCAGTTCCGAAG GTTACAGGTGAGGGTTGGAACTCTGAAATTTCTCAAACTCAGCAAAATGGAGCCAGTTGGGCTTATCAACTGAGATGCCAATCTGAAATTTGCCCTCTTAAAGTTGAAAACCTTGACCAACCAGGCCAAATCCTTGTAGAG ATGCTATGTGAAGAATATGGGCTCTTTCTAGAGATCGCTCAGGTTATCAGACGTCTGGAATTGATCATCCTTAAGGGAGTTCTAGAAACTAGATCAGACAAGCTATGGGCTCACTTTATTATTGAG GCTTCCAGAGGTTTCCACCGAATGCACATTCTTTGGCCATTAATGCAGTTGCTGCAGCGCAATCCCAAAGCTAATTCTGGTTGTTTGGCAAGTATGTAA
- the LOC103715686 gene encoding transcription factor EMB1444-like isoform X1 — MRTPAALRHLLRSLCHNSLWKYAVFWKLKYENHMTLTWEDGYLDNAKEDVTMENTLRDGLPSAEPGIISFRCDKDAWVGSSAGCPIEMVVASMSCELYSLGEGIIGKVAQTGNHRWIFAGEFNSKSPSKCSEKWQLQFAAGIKTILLVPVIPHGLVQLGSSDMVMEDSTLVVHIKDLFSTLYDISGTCSSLAPRVYCLNPFSSFTMPLLGNISAPSALNSELFNSIQMQQLPTISPHVLQDNVPTSQDVMDHIFDTSTRSCKYDNLWNARYSDLWIDPAEEPCLLNGSTDLDKILEGDIPFIDDETNSISHPNDVNHSLTYEQIALSNVFVKDAELGDPDLCKVSDVTNQEFEKEHADIDDRFVNFPIGSELHKILGLHFNNEHDDYVMAAATKADELGSSTAICQTAGPEFNGSLVEESNAWFAKESDADYLLDAMLANLQHPNDNSYETFSCMKSCSNSSEECMDSCLTHCRNERNVCNLGDSSPSNHEMLTFVSENEGSTSAPTDSSSKSICMLINKKQNSCMAWDKNDGGPKSSQTNKRRRSNKLHKQRPRDRQLIQDRVKELRELIPDGSKCSLDALLDRTVKHMLFLKSVSSRAEKLRMSAVPKVTGEGWNSEISQTQQNGASWAYQLRCQSEICPLKVENLDQPGQILVEMLCEEYGLFLEIAQVIRRLELIILKGVLETRSDKLWAHFIIEASRGFHRMHILWPLMQLLQRNPKANSGCLASM, encoded by the exons ATGAGAACTCCTGCTGCATTGAGGCACCTGTTAAGGAGCTTATGCCACAATTCTCTGTGGAAATATGCGGTCTTTTGGAAGCTTAAGTATGAGAACCATAT GACATTGACATGGGAGGATGGTTATTTGGACAATGCAAAAGAAGATGTTACCATGGAAAAtactttgcgtgatggattacCTAGTGCTGAACCTGGGATCATTTCATTTCGCTGTGATAAGGATGCTTGGGTTGGAAGTTCTGCGGGATGCCCCATTGAGATGGTGGTCGCAAGCATGTCATGTGAGCTGTACTCACTTGGAGAAGG GATTATTGGTAAAGTGGCCCAAACGGGGAACCATCGTTGGATTTTTGCTGGTGAATTCAACTCTAAGTCACCATCAAAG TGCAGTGAGAAATGGCAACTTCAGTTTGCAGCTGGTATCAAG ACAATTCTGCTTGTACCTGTTATACCTCATGGGCTTGTGCAACTTGGCTCATCAGATATG GTCATGGAAGATTCAACACTGGTGGTTCACATTAAAGATTTATTTTCTACACTTTATGATATCTCAGGGACTTGCAGTTCCTTAGCCCCAAGGGTTTATTGTCTGAATCCTTTCTCATCATTCACCATGCCTTTATTGGGGAATATTTCAGCTCCTTCAGCACTTAATAGTGAGTTGTTTAATTCTATCCAGATGCAACAGTTGCCGACTATTAGCCCTCATGTGCTACAAGATAATGTTCCAACCTCACAAGATGTTATGGACCATATATTTGATACAAGCACAAGATCATGTAAATATGACAACTTATGGAATGCAAGGTACAGCGACCTGTGGATAGATCCTGCTGAAGAGCCATGCTTACTGAATGGTTCTACAGACCTTGATAAGATACTCGAGGGTGATATCCCCTTCATTGACGATGAAACGAATTCAATCTCACACCCTAATGATGTGAATCATAGCTTGACCTATGAACAGATTGCCTTATCAAATGTTTTTGTGAAGGATGCAGAACTTGGTGACCCTGATCTTTGTAAAGTCAGTGATGTGACAAATCAGGAATTTGAAAAGGAGCATGCTGATATAGATGACAGATTTGTCAATTTCCCCATTGGCTCTGAGCTACACAAAATACTTGGGCTTCATTTTAATAACGAACATGATGACTATGTAATGGCTGCTGCTACAAAAGCTGATGAACTAGGAAGCTCGACTGCCATCTGCCAAACAGCAGGACCTGAATTTAATGGGTCATTGGTTGAGGAATCGAATGCATGGTTTGCAAAAGAAAGTGATGCAGATTATCTCTTGGATGCAATGTTAGCCAATTTACAGCATCCAAATGATAATTCATATGAGACATTCAGTTGTATGAAATCATGTAGTAACTCATCAGAAGAGTGTATGGATTCTTGTCTGACACACTGCAGAAATGAACGGAATGTCTGCAATTTGGGAGATTCATCTCCATCCAATCACGAAATGCTTACATTTGTTTCTGAGAATGAAGGTTCCACGAGTGCTCCGACTGATTCTTCATCCAAGAGCATTTGTATGTTGATCAACAAAAAGCAGAACAGTTGCATGGCCTGGGACAAAAATGACGGGGGCCCAAAGTCGTCGCAGACTAACAAAAGACGAAGAAGTAACAAACTTCACAAACAAAGGCCTAGGGACAGACAGTTGATACAAGACCGAGTTAAGGAGTTGCGGGAGCTTATTCCTGATGGATCAAAG TGCAGCCTTGATGCACTTCTGGATAGAACTGTAAAGCACATGTTGTTCCTTAAAAGTGTTTCCAGCCGAGCTGAAAAATTGAGGATGTCTGCAGTTCCGAAG GTTACAGGTGAGGGTTGGAACTCTGAAATTTCTCAAACTCAGCAAAATGGAGCCAGTTGGGCTTATCAACTGAGATGCCAATCTGAAATTTGCCCTCTTAAAGTTGAAAACCTTGACCAACCAGGCCAAATCCTTGTAGAG ATGCTATGTGAAGAATATGGGCTCTTTCTAGAGATCGCTCAGGTTATCAGACGTCTGGAATTGATCATCCTTAAGGGAGTTCTAGAAACTAGATCAGACAAGCTATGGGCTCACTTTATTATTGAG GCTTCCAGAGGTTTCCACCGAATGCACATTCTTTGGCCATTAATGCAGTTGCTGCAGCGCAATCCCAAAGCTAATTCTGGTTGTTTGGCAAGTATGTAA
- the LOC103715690 gene encoding eukaryotic translation initiation factor 3 subunit G-like produces the protein MAVDAARPQKLRWGELDEDDGGDLDFLLPPRVVLGPDENGIKKTIEYRFDDEGNKVKVTTTTRVRKLARARLSKRALERRSWPKFGDAAHEDTGSHLTMVSTEEIVLERPRAPGSKAEETKAAGDPLAAIGKAGAVLMVCRTCGKKGDHWTSKCPYKDLAPQTDSFIDRPPAAETAASSGPSKGTYVAPSLRAGAERSGTEMRRRNDENSVRVTNLSEDTREPDLHELFRPFGPVTRVYVAVDQKTGVSRGFGFVNFVNREDAERAINKLNGYGYDNLILRVEWATPRPN, from the exons ATGGCGGTGGACGCGGCCCGCCCCCAGAAGCTCCGATGGGGAGAGCTTGACGAGGACGACGGCGGCGACCTCGACTTCCTGCTGCCGCCTCGCGTGGTGCTGGGCCCCGACGAGAACGGGATCAAGAAGACGATAGAGTACCGTTTCGACGACGAGGGCAACAAGGTCAAGGTCACCACCACCACCCGCGTCCGCAAGCTCGCCCGCGCCCGCCTCAGCAAGCGCGCCCTCGAGCGCCGCTCCTGGCCCAAGTTTGGCGATGCCGCCCACGAGGACACCGGCAGCCACCTCACCATGGTCTCCACCGAGGAGATCGTTCTCGAGAGGCCCCGCGCACCAG GTAGCAAAGCTGAGGAAACGAAGGCAGCAGGAGACCCGTTGGCCGCTATTGGAAAAGCAGGTGCTGTTCTCATGGTATGCAGGACATGTGGCAAGAAGGGTGACCACTGGACATCAAAATGCCCTTACAAGGACCTAGCTCCACAAACAGATAGCTTTATTGACAGGCCACCAGCTGCAGAAACTGCAGCTTCATCTGGCCCTAGCAAGGGTACTTATGTTGCCCCTAGTTTGAGAGCTGGTGCAGAGAGGAGCGGAACTGAGATGAGACGTAGGAATGATGAGAACTCAGTTCGGGTGACCAACCTTTCTGAGGATACCCGGGAGCCTGACCTTCATGAGCTCTTCCGTCCTTTTGGCCCTGTTACTCGTGTCTATGTTGCTGTTGACCAGAAGACTGGAGTGAGCCGAGGCTTTGGTTTTGTGAACTTTGTCAACAGGGAAGATGCAGAGAGAGCTATCAACAAGCTTAATGGCTATGGCTATGATAACCTTATCTTGAGAGTTGAATGGGCTACTCCAAGGCCAAACTGA
- the LOC103715686 gene encoding transcription factor EMB1444-like isoform X3 has protein sequence MRTPAALRHLLRSLCHNSLWKYAVFWKLKYENHMTLTWEDGYLDNAKEDVTMENTLRDGLPSAEPGIISFRCDKDAWVGSSAGCPIEMVVASMSCELYSLGEGIIGKVAQTGNHRWIFAGEFNSKSPSKCSEKWQLQFAAGIKTILLVPVIPHGLVQLGSSDMMQQLPTISPHVLQDNVPTSQDVMDHIFDTSTRSCKYDNLWNARYSDLWIDPAEEPCLLNGSTDLDKILEGDIPFIDDETNSISHPNDVNHSLTYEQIALSNVFVKDAELGDPDLCKVSDVTNQEFEKEHADIDDRFVNFPIGSELHKILGLHFNNEHDDYVMAAATKADELGSSTAICQTAGPEFNGSLVEESNAWFAKESDADYLLDAMLANLQHPNDNSYETFSCMKSCSNSSEECMDSCLTHCRNERNVCNLGDSSPSNHEMLTFVSENEGSTSAPTDSSSKSICMLINKKQNSCMAWDKNDGGPKSSQTNKRRRSNKLHKQRPRDRQLIQDRVKELRELIPDGSKCSLDALLDRTVKHMLFLKSVSSRAEKLRMSAVPKVTGEGWNSEISQTQQNGASWAYQLRCQSEICPLKVENLDQPGQILVEMLCEEYGLFLEIAQVIRRLELIILKGVLETRSDKLWAHFIIEASRGFHRMHILWPLMQLLQRNPKANSGCLASM, from the exons ATGAGAACTCCTGCTGCATTGAGGCACCTGTTAAGGAGCTTATGCCACAATTCTCTGTGGAAATATGCGGTCTTTTGGAAGCTTAAGTATGAGAACCATAT GACATTGACATGGGAGGATGGTTATTTGGACAATGCAAAAGAAGATGTTACCATGGAAAAtactttgcgtgatggattacCTAGTGCTGAACCTGGGATCATTTCATTTCGCTGTGATAAGGATGCTTGGGTTGGAAGTTCTGCGGGATGCCCCATTGAGATGGTGGTCGCAAGCATGTCATGTGAGCTGTACTCACTTGGAGAAGG GATTATTGGTAAAGTGGCCCAAACGGGGAACCATCGTTGGATTTTTGCTGGTGAATTCAACTCTAAGTCACCATCAAAG TGCAGTGAGAAATGGCAACTTCAGTTTGCAGCTGGTATCAAG ACAATTCTGCTTGTACCTGTTATACCTCATGGGCTTGTGCAACTTGGCTCATCAGATATG ATGCAACAGTTGCCGACTATTAGCCCTCATGTGCTACAAGATAATGTTCCAACCTCACAAGATGTTATGGACCATATATTTGATACAAGCACAAGATCATGTAAATATGACAACTTATGGAATGCAAGGTACAGCGACCTGTGGATAGATCCTGCTGAAGAGCCATGCTTACTGAATGGTTCTACAGACCTTGATAAGATACTCGAGGGTGATATCCCCTTCATTGACGATGAAACGAATTCAATCTCACACCCTAATGATGTGAATCATAGCTTGACCTATGAACAGATTGCCTTATCAAATGTTTTTGTGAAGGATGCAGAACTTGGTGACCCTGATCTTTGTAAAGTCAGTGATGTGACAAATCAGGAATTTGAAAAGGAGCATGCTGATATAGATGACAGATTTGTCAATTTCCCCATTGGCTCTGAGCTACACAAAATACTTGGGCTTCATTTTAATAACGAACATGATGACTATGTAATGGCTGCTGCTACAAAAGCTGATGAACTAGGAAGCTCGACTGCCATCTGCCAAACAGCAGGACCTGAATTTAATGGGTCATTGGTTGAGGAATCGAATGCATGGTTTGCAAAAGAAAGTGATGCAGATTATCTCTTGGATGCAATGTTAGCCAATTTACAGCATCCAAATGATAATTCATATGAGACATTCAGTTGTATGAAATCATGTAGTAACTCATCAGAAGAGTGTATGGATTCTTGTCTGACACACTGCAGAAATGAACGGAATGTCTGCAATTTGGGAGATTCATCTCCATCCAATCACGAAATGCTTACATTTGTTTCTGAGAATGAAGGTTCCACGAGTGCTCCGACTGATTCTTCATCCAAGAGCATTTGTATGTTGATCAACAAAAAGCAGAACAGTTGCATGGCCTGGGACAAAAATGACGGGGGCCCAAAGTCGTCGCAGACTAACAAAAGACGAAGAAGTAACAAACTTCACAAACAAAGGCCTAGGGACAGACAGTTGATACAAGACCGAGTTAAGGAGTTGCGGGAGCTTATTCCTGATGGATCAAAG TGCAGCCTTGATGCACTTCTGGATAGAACTGTAAAGCACATGTTGTTCCTTAAAAGTGTTTCCAGCCGAGCTGAAAAATTGAGGATGTCTGCAGTTCCGAAG GTTACAGGTGAGGGTTGGAACTCTGAAATTTCTCAAACTCAGCAAAATGGAGCCAGTTGGGCTTATCAACTGAGATGCCAATCTGAAATTTGCCCTCTTAAAGTTGAAAACCTTGACCAACCAGGCCAAATCCTTGTAGAG ATGCTATGTGAAGAATATGGGCTCTTTCTAGAGATCGCTCAGGTTATCAGACGTCTGGAATTGATCATCCTTAAGGGAGTTCTAGAAACTAGATCAGACAAGCTATGGGCTCACTTTATTATTGAG GCTTCCAGAGGTTTCCACCGAATGCACATTCTTTGGCCATTAATGCAGTTGCTGCAGCGCAATCCCAAAGCTAATTCTGGTTGTTTGGCAAGTATGTAA